The following are from one region of the Gaiellales bacterium genome:
- a CDS encoding HTTM domain-containing protein, translating to MASAPSASASWNPLRVTGTEMPPNLLLACKLIVVAFVANGQVRRLPGHFLPFFSALDRVGSQPAYRHGLQAAFLVAAVALLLNRAPHLAASVAGATILLGTISSRIYFENNTEYTGVILLLAGLAASGDRTRLVRYQVVLLYAAAALNKLLDADWRSGQFFENWAAVTSLHATYHHVSSLLPHLVLAKLLAWSAICTEAALAVAFAIRRYYPYAIWLAVGYHSTLMVTAGRTFGMFYFSLLASYLAFARPWPDGVWAHAWVPPRLGRMRLLDTDRVFAWEEEGPRLAVATPDVTVTGFAALRRILRFAPPAFFAFWILAALPQPDVTRRLIGLAVLAVLAVIGVEWARESRQPRAPVQTAS from the coding sequence ATGGCTAGCGCCCCGTCGGCCTCGGCGTCGTGGAACCCGCTGCGGGTGACCGGCACGGAGATGCCCCCGAACCTGCTGCTCGCCTGCAAGCTGATCGTGGTCGCGTTCGTCGCGAACGGGCAGGTGCGGCGGCTGCCGGGCCACTTCCTGCCGTTCTTCTCGGCGCTCGACCGGGTCGGCTCCCAGCCGGCCTACCGGCACGGCCTCCAGGCGGCGTTCCTGGTCGCGGCCGTCGCGCTGCTCCTGAACCGCGCGCCGCACCTGGCGGCGAGCGTCGCCGGGGCCACCATCCTGCTCGGCACCATCTCGTCGCGGATCTACTTCGAGAACAACACGGAGTACACCGGCGTCATCCTGCTGCTGGCGGGGCTGGCGGCCTCCGGCGACCGCACCCGGCTCGTGCGCTACCAGGTGGTGCTGCTCTACGCCGCCGCCGCGCTGAACAAGCTGCTCGACGCCGACTGGCGGTCGGGCCAGTTCTTCGAGAACTGGGCCGCGGTCACGTCGCTCCACGCCACCTACCACCACGTGAGCTCGCTGCTGCCGCACCTCGTGCTTGCGAAGCTCCTGGCCTGGTCGGCGATCTGCACCGAGGCGGCGCTGGCCGTGGCCTTCGCGATCCGGCGCTACTACCCGTACGCGATCTGGCTCGCGGTGGGGTACCACTCGACTCTGATGGTCACGGCCGGGCGCACGTTCGGCATGTTCTACTTCTCGCTGCTCGCGTCGTACCTCGCCTTCGCGCGGCCCTGGCCGGACGGCGTCTGGGCACACGCCTGGGTGCCGCCCCGGCTGGGGCGGATGCGCCTGCTCGACACGGATCGCGTATTCGCCTGGGAGGAGGAGGGCCCGCGTCTGGCCGTCGCCACGCCCGATGTCACGGTCACCGGCTTCGCCGCCCTGCGCCGGATCCTGCGCTTCGCCCCGCCGGCCTTCTTCGCCTTCTGGATCCTCGCCGCCCTCCCCCAGCCCGACGTCACCCGCCGCCTCATCGGCCTGGCCGTCCTGGCCGTGCTCGCCGTAATCGGCGTCGAGTGGGCGCGCGAGTCGCGGCAGCCGCGGGCGCCCGTCCAGACCGCTTCGTAG
- a CDS encoding WecB/TagA/CpsF family glycosyltransferase: protein MGAARTCTVLGVEYFVGDVPVATTTVLRRVESGLGGYSCLCGVHGIITAQHSESMMGALGDAWLNFPDGAPVAWLMRRHGAGDAHRVAGPDLMPSVVEAGQEHGIRHFLFGSSPEVLARLERRLVDRFPRAIVAGSISPPFREVTDAENEAFAEQIVAARADIVWVGLGLPKQDEWLRRSAALFAPAVGLGVGAAFDFLAGTKPRAPEWAQAAGLEWLHRLMKEPRRLAGRYATTNTEFLARAGLSITGEYGRAALRRVERSRPRAARR, encoded by the coding sequence GTGGGCGCCGCGCGCACGTGCACGGTGCTCGGCGTCGAGTACTTCGTCGGCGACGTGCCGGTGGCGACCACGACCGTCCTGCGCCGGGTCGAGAGCGGGCTGGGCGGCTACTCCTGCCTCTGCGGCGTGCACGGCATCATCACCGCCCAGCACTCGGAGTCGATGATGGGCGCGCTCGGCGACGCATGGCTGAACTTCCCCGACGGTGCGCCGGTGGCGTGGCTGATGCGCCGGCACGGCGCCGGCGACGCCCACCGGGTGGCAGGGCCCGATCTGATGCCCAGCGTCGTCGAGGCGGGCCAGGAGCACGGCATCCGCCACTTCCTGTTCGGCTCGTCGCCCGAGGTGCTCGCCCGGCTCGAGCGGCGGCTCGTCGACCGCTTTCCGCGCGCGATCGTCGCCGGGTCGATCTCGCCGCCGTTCCGCGAGGTCACGGACGCCGAGAACGAGGCCTTCGCCGAGCAGATCGTGGCCGCCCGGGCGGACATCGTCTGGGTCGGCCTCGGCCTGCCCAAGCAGGACGAGTGGCTGCGCCGCAGCGCCGCGCTGTTCGCGCCGGCCGTCGGCCTTGGGGTGGGTGCCGCGTTCGACTTCCTGGCGGGCACGAAGCCGCGTGCGCCGGAGTGGGCCCAGGCCGCAGGCCTCGAGTGGCTGCACCGGCTGATGAAGGAGCCGCGCCGGCTGGCGGGCCGCTACGCGACGACGAACACGGAGTTCCTGGCCCGGGCGGGCCTCTCGATCACGGGTGAATACGGGCGGGCAGCGTTGCGGCGGGTCGAGCGGTCGCGGCCGCGGGCGGCGCGCAGGTGA
- a CDS encoding NAD-dependent epimerase/dehydratase family protein, whose amino-acid sequence MTGAGGFIGHHLVSHLKSHGHWVRGVDLAAPEFARSQADEYVVGDLRTVEACMETTAGVDEVYALAADMGGMGYISAHNAEILHSNSLINLNTIEAARRNRVKRYLYTSSACVYPEYLQTDAEVAPLREEDALPAQPQDGYGWEKLVAELLCRYYREDHGLATRVVRFHNIFGPLGTWEGGREKAPAAMCRKIAVAKHTGDHRVEIWGDGRQTRSFCYVDDCVAGLVRLMGSGYAEPLNIGQDRLISIADLADLVAEIAGIEIQKVFVDGPQGVRGRNSDNTRLREVLDWEPEISLEVGLERTYGWIEQQVQARLAAEAGRGEVVRDALIRAD is encoded by the coding sequence GTGACCGGGGCAGGGGGGTTCATCGGCCACCACCTCGTGTCGCATCTGAAGTCGCACGGGCACTGGGTGCGTGGTGTCGACCTGGCTGCGCCCGAGTTCGCGCGCAGCCAGGCCGACGAGTACGTCGTCGGCGATCTGCGCACCGTCGAGGCCTGCATGGAGACGACGGCAGGCGTCGACGAGGTCTACGCGCTCGCCGCCGACATGGGCGGGATGGGCTACATCTCGGCCCACAACGCCGAGATCCTGCACTCGAACTCGCTGATCAACCTGAACACGATCGAGGCGGCCAGGCGCAACCGGGTCAAGCGCTACCTGTACACGTCGTCGGCCTGCGTCTATCCCGAGTACCTGCAGACGGATGCCGAGGTGGCGCCGCTGCGGGAGGAGGACGCCCTCCCGGCCCAGCCGCAGGACGGGTACGGCTGGGAGAAGCTCGTCGCCGAGCTCCTGTGCCGCTATTACCGCGAGGATCACGGCCTCGCGACCCGCGTCGTCCGCTTCCACAACATCTTCGGCCCGCTGGGCACGTGGGAGGGCGGCCGCGAGAAGGCGCCGGCGGCGATGTGCCGCAAGATCGCGGTCGCGAAGCACACCGGCGACCACCGGGTCGAGATCTGGGGCGACGGCCGGCAGACCCGGTCGTTCTGCTACGTCGACGACTGCGTGGCCGGGCTCGTCCGGCTGATGGGGTCGGGCTACGCCGAACCGCTCAACATCGGCCAGGACCGGCTGATCTCGATCGCCGATCTCGCCGACCTGGTCGCCGAGATCGCCGGGATCGAGATCCAGAAGGTGTTCGTGGACGGCCCCCAGGGCGTGCGCGGGCGCAACTCCGACAACACCCGCCTGCGAGAGGTGCTCGACTGGGAGCCGGAGATCTCCCTCGAGGTCGGTCTCGAGCGCACATACGGGTGGATCGAGCAGCAGGTGCAGGCTCGCCTGGCCGCCGAGGCCGGGCGCGGCGAGGTGGTGCGTGACGCCCTCATCCGGGCCGACTGA
- a CDS encoding S8 family serine peptidase gives MAIVAASVALAASTGVAAATVSVGVADTGVAPNLGGQLLPGWNFLAKNTDTSDWVWHGTFVAGMVQSASQGHAAVVPLRICNLTNVSNSVPPATCNAAAAGNAIKWAAQHGIRIVNDSINFSGANTTLKSAITANPNVLVVAAAGNLKLNIDSKPQYPCSFHLPNVICVTATTTGDVLWTKADIGQTVQLAAPGVNVVGRTPWTQQHFPANLSAGTNCELQLRMKGSANPLTITGMTAQTNATIAQWSGSLTAFKTGTWPFPTPLQGQNGVSVSFTGASGLTIQNQVAQCQGATTQPFTSSGGSFSAATVSGVAAMLEDEFPQATTAQVVSAILNGATTDVTPAGQISGNRELNVAGATQQLQALFP, from the coding sequence ATGGCGATCGTCGCTGCGAGCGTTGCGCTTGCGGCCTCGACGGGTGTAGCGGCGGCAACTGTCTCGGTCGGCGTAGCCGACACGGGCGTGGCGCCGAACCTGGGCGGGCAGCTCCTGCCCGGGTGGAACTTCCTGGCGAAGAACACCGACACCTCGGACTGGGTGTGGCACGGGACGTTCGTCGCCGGCATGGTGCAGTCCGCCTCGCAGGGACATGCGGCCGTCGTGCCGCTGCGCATCTGCAACCTGACGAACGTGTCGAACTCGGTGCCGCCGGCGACGTGCAACGCGGCCGCGGCCGGGAACGCGATCAAGTGGGCGGCCCAGCACGGAATCCGGATCGTGAACGACTCGATCAACTTCAGCGGCGCCAACACGACGCTCAAGTCGGCCATCACGGCCAACCCCAACGTGCTCGTCGTGGCCGCCGCCGGCAACCTGAAGCTGAACATCGACTCCAAGCCGCAGTACCCGTGCAGCTTCCACCTGCCCAACGTGATCTGCGTGACTGCGACGACGACCGGCGACGTGCTCTGGACGAAGGCAGATATCGGCCAGACCGTCCAGCTGGCGGCGCCCGGCGTGAACGTCGTCGGCCGGACGCCCTGGACGCAGCAGCACTTCCCCGCCAACCTGAGCGCGGGGACGAACTGCGAGCTGCAGCTCCGGATGAAGGGCAGCGCCAACCCGCTGACCATCACCGGCATGACGGCCCAGACGAACGCGACGATCGCGCAGTGGTCGGGCTCGCTGACGGCCTTCAAGACAGGCACCTGGCCGTTCCCGACCCCGCTGCAGGGGCAGAACGGCGTGTCGGTCTCGTTCACCGGCGCGTCGGGCCTCACGATCCAGAACCAGGTCGCGCAGTGCCAGGGGGCGACCACACAGCCGTTCACGAGCAGCGGCGGGTCGTTCTCGGCCGCGACCGTCAGCGGCGTGGCCGCGATGCTCGAGGACGAGTTCCCGCAGGCGACCACCGCCCAGGTCGTCTCGGCGATCCTGAACGGCGCGACCACCGACGTGACCCCCGCCGGCCAGATCTCCGGCAACCGCGAGCTGAACGTCGCCGGGGCCACGCAACAGCTCCAGGCGCTGTTCCCGTAG